From a region of the Pecten maximus chromosome 18, xPecMax1.1, whole genome shotgun sequence genome:
- the LOC117316743 gene encoding uncharacterized protein LOC117316743 encodes MMAKRQKKIVYGDQIQRSEYNDGVLRNNNRANNRLSREMLMYEKAQKVILKDLGKETQLLRTKLSMSTIASPRLSFAKNTVTDIEPFTIYGMSANPKSKKEPVRKVTLKPIYPSVGDSTPTPRANFHPGTSFVSSKGHVVVSSSSRNGLVDSRNDKVNSRSSLLESRNSVLNSRNDFIDGSVSARGGMPDPRSGKINSRANLNSSRNSGVQLSSLSTTSGKLQSSKSRKATKSGKTGISSTDNESDFSTTEPRGGRTSVISDIKSRQAPSRLSFIEILAEAEERKAKEAKLEIEANSVTTPMLRPRTPVLTADGDVTAPSDAVNNHDEKGRRGSHLGATPKATAVTIDQD; translated from the coding sequence ATGATGGCGAAGCGTCAAAAGAAAATAGTTTATGGAGACCAAATCCAGCGGTCGGAATACAACGATGGCGTCCTTAGAAACAACAACCGAGCTAATAATAGATTATCTCGCGAGATGTTAATGTACGAGAAAGCACAAAAGGTCATTTTAAAAGACCTCGGAAAAGAGACCCAGTTATTACGTACAAAATTAAGTATGTCCACTATAGCCTCTCCGCGTTTATCATTCGCTAAGAACACAGTTACAGACATCGAACCTTTTACCATATATGGCATGTCCGCCAATCCCAAGAGCAAAAAGGAACCCGTCCGAAAAGTAACTCTAAAGCCAATATATCCGTCTGTTGGAGATTCAACCCCAACCCCCAGGGCAAATTTCCACCCAGGAACAAGTTTCGTAAGTTCAAAAGGTCATGTAGTGGTGAGTTCAAGCTCACGGAACGGATTGGTGGACTCGAGAAACGACAAAGTGAACTCGAGGAGTAGTTTGTTAGAATCACGAAATAGTGTTTTAAATTCTCGAAATGACTTCATTGACGGTTCAGTGAGCGCTAGAGGCGGCATGCCTGACCCTCGAAGTGGAAAAATAAATTCACGTGCAAATTTGAACAGTTCCCGGAATAGCGGAGTTCAACTTAGTTCATTATCTACCACCTCTGGCAAATTGCAATCTTCAAAATCCAGAAAAGCGACGAAATCTGGTAAAACTGGAATTTCTAGTACCGATAATGAAAGTGATTTCTCAACAACTGAGCCACGAGGGGGAAGAACAAGTGTCATTTCCGACATAAAGAGTCGACAAGCCCCCTCTCGGCTGAGTTTTATCGAAATACTTGCGGAAGCTGAAGAACGAAAGGCAAAAGAAGCAAAACTTGAAATAGAAGCAAACTCGGTCACAACGCCAATGCTTCGTCCGAGAACGCCAGTTCTGACTGCTGATGGTGACGTCACCGCACCATCAGATGCCGTCAACAACCATGACGAAAAGGGTCGGAGAGGAAGTCACTTAGGGGCTACACCTAAAGCTACGGCTGTGACCATTGACCAGGATTGA
- the LOC117316744 gene encoding uncharacterized protein LOC117316744, which produces MESYKTLFVFAIFMTCVVSSLQRVTVDILTPTKTGPEVGLIIVPGAYIPGRAYRPVGEAIQADSDLKVWVALLDGFFGNLVNPLQIGGAVNKAKGELLKRGAKLIFLAGHSLGGQITANYVLNHHRGLSGALLFASYLSRNDDPTSYPVPVLTLSGDLDGLVRLTRIEESYQTLVAYVQRNKSAMYTTPVITMEGVNHGQFASGTMPSEVLAYDLEPEVTNATAYSLIAKYTNAFMAANIQTADSSVIADGRKTLLEGYTKTGYIMAPLTNMKSVSTNPLHVSRWTSEAQSVLIGLRDTSNVRIINKVVSENQLPRSVPDMTYKDGLLTITTYTQVSMQLNPLDVSTFYMSPAQLQAEMKSRDAVKVFLPNETYMENNESCNSINQAALQYALGQSSALAVSRFGKKGRPVIAEQDVVTPSAQTWLLQELLYDDDVDGVHVTSESFHVPYKSSQASTSGLYYCKLLAPYRAMEWIYVDGLRKLDGFKNLESEWEHDLKI; this is translated from the exons ATGGAAAGTTATAAGACGCTTTTCGTTTTCGCTATCTTCATGACATGTGTGGTGTCCTCGTTACAGAGGGTGACAGTCGACATATTGACACCGACGAAAACTGGACCGGAAGTTGGGCTGATAATTGTTCCGGGGGCTTACATACCAGGAAGGGCCTACAGACCAGTTG GGGAGGCAATCCAAGCCGACAGTGATCTCAAGGTATGGGTGGCATTGTTGGATGGCTTTTTCGGAAACCTCGTAAATCCCTTACAGATAGGGGGCGCTGTAAACAAAGCCAAAGGGGAGCTACTGAAACGAGGAGCGAAACTTATTTTCCTGGCAGGACATAGTCTCGGCG GACAGATCACTGCGAACTACGTACTAAACCATCACAGAGGACTTTCTGGGGCCCTTTTGTTTGCATCATACCTGTCTAGAAACGATGACCCGACGTCATATCCTGTTCCGGTGCTGACTCTCTCTGGGGACCTTGATGGTTTGGTCAGATTGACAAGGATAGAAGAGTCGTACCA GACACTAGTCGCATATGTACAAAGGAACAAAAGCGCGATGTACAcaacaccagttataacaatggAGGGAGTCAATCACGGCCAATTCGCTTCTGGTACCATGCCAAGCGAGGTTTTGGCCTACGACCTTGAACCGGAAGTGACGAATGCGACAGCCTATTCACTCATCGCAAAGTACACAAACGCCTTCATGGCAGCCAATATTCAGACAGCTGACAGTTCTGTGATCGCGGACGGACGGAAAACTCTCCTGGAAGGATACACAAAAACCGGATACATCATGGCG CCTCTGACGAACATGAAGAGTGTCTCCACGAACCCGCTACATGTGTCTCGGTGGACCAGTGAGGCCCAGTCTGTTCTGATTGGACTTCGGGACACCTCTAATGTCAGG ATAATAAACAAGGTGGTGTCCGAGAATCAGCTGCCCAGGTCGGTACCGGATATGACGTATAAGGATGGCCTTCTGACGATTACGACATACACACAAGTTTCGATGCAGTTGAACCCTCTAGATGTATCCACTTTCTACATGTCGCCGGCACAGCTCCAGGCGGAGATGAAGTCACGTGACGCCGTCAAGGTCTTCCTGCCAAATGAGACATACATGGAAAACAACGAGAGTTGTAATTCAATCAATCAG GCAGCCCTGCAGTACGCACTCGGCCAGTCGTCTGCCCTTGCTGTCAGTCGTTTCGGCAAAAAGGGGCGCCCTGTTATAGCTGAACAAGACGTTGTGACCCCCAGCGCTCAAACATGGTTGCTTCAG GAACTGCTGTACGATGATGACGTAGATGGCGTCCATGTCACGTCCGAATCCTTCCACGTGCCATACAAATCATCTCAGGCTAGCACGAGCGGTCTGTACTACTGTAAACTATTGGCTCCATATAGGGCGATGGAGTGGATCTATGTTGACGGCCTTAGGAAACTGGACGGATTTAAAAACCTGGAATCGGAATGGGAGCACGACCTCAAGATTTAA